A single Pseudomonas brassicacearum DNA region contains:
- a CDS encoding Na+/H+ antiporter family protein produces the protein MNAVIAAVGVMLVLSLARVHVVIALIVGALVGGLTGGLGIEATLKAFNAGLGGGATVALSYALLGAFAVAIAKSGMAHALADKALALVDRQDAAGGSGIKWVLIGLLGTVAVASQNILPIHIAFIPLLVPPLLYVLTKLQLDRRLVACVMTFGLITPYMFLPVGFGNIFLNEILLANVARSGVDVSGINITHAMGIPALGMVFGLALSFFTYRKKRVYDLKQIARVEQVAVRYNPLSLMVAGCAVAAAFAVQLLVDSMIIGALVGFLIFSLSGVVRWRETDDLFTEGMKMMAMIGFIMIAASGFAEVMKATGEVQSLVQTSAAWIGHNKGIGALIMLLVGLLVTMGIGSSFSTVPILATIFVPLCLQLGFSPLAIVCIVGTAGALGDAGSPASDSTLGPTSGLNIDGQHHHIWDTVVPTFIHYNLPLLVFGWVAAMVL, from the coding sequence ATAAATGCAGTAATTGCCGCGGTTGGCGTCATGCTGGTGCTCAGCCTGGCCCGCGTGCATGTGGTGATCGCGCTGATTGTCGGCGCGTTGGTGGGTGGCCTGACGGGTGGCCTGGGGATCGAGGCAACGCTCAAGGCGTTCAATGCCGGCCTGGGTGGCGGTGCGACGGTGGCGTTGTCCTACGCCTTGCTCGGTGCCTTCGCCGTGGCGATTGCCAAGTCCGGCATGGCCCACGCCCTGGCGGACAAAGCCCTGGCCCTGGTGGATCGCCAGGACGCTGCGGGTGGTTCGGGTATCAAATGGGTGCTGATCGGTTTGCTGGGAACGGTCGCGGTCGCCTCCCAGAACATTCTGCCGATCCACATCGCCTTCATCCCGTTGCTGGTGCCGCCGCTTCTCTATGTGCTGACCAAGTTGCAGTTGGACCGCCGGTTGGTCGCCTGCGTCATGACCTTCGGCCTGATCACGCCCTACATGTTCCTGCCGGTGGGCTTCGGCAACATCTTCCTCAACGAAATCCTCCTGGCCAACGTCGCTCGCAGCGGTGTGGATGTCAGCGGTATCAACATTACCCACGCCATGGGCATCCCGGCGCTGGGCATGGTGTTCGGCCTGGCGCTGTCGTTTTTTACCTATCGCAAGAAGCGCGTCTACGATCTGAAGCAAATTGCCCGGGTCGAGCAAGTGGCGGTGCGCTACAACCCGCTGAGCCTGATGGTGGCCGGGTGTGCGGTGGCGGCGGCGTTCGCGGTGCAGCTGCTGGTGGACTCGATGATCATCGGCGCCCTGGTCGGGTTCCTGATTTTCTCGCTGTCGGGAGTGGTGCGCTGGCGCGAGACTGACGACCTGTTCACCGAAGGCATGAAGATGATGGCGATGATCGGCTTCATCATGATCGCGGCCTCAGGTTTTGCCGAAGTGATGAAGGCCACCGGTGAAGTCCAGAGCCTGGTGCAAACCTCGGCGGCCTGGATTGGCCACAACAAGGGCATTGGCGCGCTGATTATGTTGCTGGTGGGGCTGCTGGTGACCATGGGCATCGGCTCGTCGTTTTCCACGGTGCCGATCCTGGCGACGATTTTCGTACCACTGTGCCTGCAACTGGGCTTCAGCCCGCTGGCGATCGTCTGCATCGTCGGCACTGCCGGCGCCCTGGGCGACGCCGGCTCGCCTGCCTCGGACTCGACCCTGGGCCCGACTTCCGGCCTGAACATCGACGGCCAGCACCATCACATCTGGGACACCGTGGTCCCGACCTTCATCCACTACAACCTGCCGCTGCTGGTGTTTGGTTGGGTGGCGGCGATGGTGTTGTAA
- the yegQ gene encoding tRNA 5-hydroxyuridine modification protein YegQ, which produces MTFAAPELLAPAGTLKNMRYAFAYGADAVYAGQPRYSLRVRNNEFDHANLALGIAEAQAMGKRFYVVVNIAPHNAKLRTFLKDLEPVIAMAPDALIMSDPGLIMLVRRHFPQMPIHLSVQANTVNWASVEFWQQQGLSRIILSRELSLEEIAEIREQVPAMELEVFVHGALCMAYSGRCLLSGYLNKRDANQGSCTNACRWKYSAQPAVENAVGDIVQTYQPEPTLGLGAPTDQVFLLQEANRPEASMPAFEDEHGTYIMNAKDLRAVQHVERLARMGVHSLKIEGRTKSHFYCARTTQVYRRAIDDAVAGREFDRSLMTDLESLAQRGYTEGFLRRHVHDEYQNYQNGSSVSERQQFVGELTGERRERLAEVRVKNRFGLGDHLELMTPKGNFHFDLHQLQNAKGQGIEVAPGDGHVVYVPIPDAVDLRFGLLMRDVRPVGASLLAMASDQPNSFD; this is translated from the coding sequence ATGACCTTCGCCGCCCCCGAACTGCTGGCTCCCGCCGGCACCCTGAAAAACATGCGCTATGCCTTCGCCTACGGTGCCGATGCAGTGTATGCCGGCCAGCCGCGCTACAGCCTGCGGGTGCGCAACAACGAATTCGACCACGCGAACCTGGCCTTGGGTATTGCCGAGGCCCAGGCCATGGGCAAGCGCTTCTACGTGGTGGTGAACATTGCCCCGCACAACGCCAAGCTGCGCACCTTCCTCAAAGACCTCGAACCGGTGATCGCCATGGCGCCGGACGCGCTGATCATGTCCGACCCGGGGCTGATCATGCTGGTGCGCCGGCATTTCCCCCAGATGCCGATTCACCTGTCGGTACAGGCCAACACGGTGAACTGGGCGAGCGTCGAGTTCTGGCAGCAGCAGGGCTTGAGCCGGATCATCCTGTCTCGGGAACTGTCCCTGGAGGAAATCGCCGAGATCCGCGAGCAGGTGCCGGCCATGGAGCTGGAAGTGTTCGTCCACGGCGCGCTGTGCATGGCCTATTCCGGGCGCTGCCTGCTGTCCGGCTATTTGAACAAGCGCGACGCCAACCAAGGCAGTTGCACCAATGCCTGTCGCTGGAAGTATTCGGCACAACCGGCGGTGGAAAACGCCGTGGGCGACATTGTGCAGACCTATCAGCCCGAACCGACCCTGGGCCTCGGTGCGCCCACCGACCAAGTGTTTTTGCTTCAGGAAGCCAACCGCCCGGAAGCATCCATGCCAGCCTTCGAGGACGAGCACGGCACCTACATCATGAATGCCAAGGACCTGCGGGCCGTGCAGCACGTCGAGCGCCTGGCGCGCATGGGTGTGCATTCATTGAAGATCGAAGGCCGGACCAAGTCGCACTTCTATTGCGCGCGCACCACCCAGGTGTATCGCCGGGCCATCGATGACGCAGTGGCCGGCCGGGAATTCGATCGCAGCCTGATGACCGACCTGGAGTCCCTGGCCCAGCGCGGCTACACCGAAGGTTTTCTGCGGCGCCACGTGCACGACGAATACCAGAACTACCAGAACGGCAGTTCGGTATCGGAGCGCCAGCAGTTCGTCGGCGAACTGACCGGTGAGCGGCGTGAACGTCTGGCCGAAGTGCGGGTGAAGAACCGCTTTGGCCTGGGGGACCACCTGGAACTGATGACCCCAAAGGGCAACTTCCATTTCGACCTGCATCAGTTGCAGAACGCCAAAGGCCAGGGCATCGAGGTGGCACCGGGGGATGGGCACGTGGTGTACGTGCCCATCCCGGATGCGGTGGATCTGCGGTTTGGGTTGTTGATGCGAGATGTGCGCCCTGTGGGAGCGAGCTTGCTCGCGATGGCGTCGGATCAGCCAAATTCATTTGACTGA
- a CDS encoding amino acid aminotransferase, whose product MSLFSAVELAPRDPILGLNEAFNADTRTNKVNLGVGVYCNEEGRIPLLRAVVEAETARVAQHVSRGYLPIDGIAAYDQAVQTLLFGKDSPLIASGRVITTQAVGGTGALKIGADFLKQLLPDAVVAISDPSWENHRALFETAGFPVQNYRYYDAATHDVNRSGLLEDLNALPDRSIVVLHACCHNPTGVDLSPEDWKNVLAVVKAKNHVPFLDMAYQGFGAGIDEDAAAVRLFAESGLTFFASSSFSKSFSLYGERVGALSIVSESKEESTRVLSQVKRVIRTNYSNPPTHGASIVAAVLNSPELRAQWEAELAEMRLRIRGMRNQMVDMLAKAAPHHDFSFVARQSGMFSYSGLTVEQVTRLRNEFGIYALDTGRICVAALNQNNIDAVTKAIVQVI is encoded by the coding sequence ATGAGCCTGTTTTCCGCTGTCGAATTGGCACCCCGCGACCCCATCCTGGGCCTCAACGAAGCTTTCAATGCCGACACCCGTACCAATAAGGTCAACCTGGGTGTAGGTGTTTACTGCAATGAAGAGGGGCGTATTCCACTCCTGCGCGCGGTTGTCGAGGCCGAGACGGCTCGCGTGGCTCAGCACGTTTCCCGTGGTTACCTGCCGATCGACGGCATTGCCGCCTACGACCAGGCCGTGCAGACCTTGCTGTTTGGCAAGGATTCGCCGCTGATCGCTTCCGGCCGCGTCATCACCACCCAGGCCGTGGGCGGCACCGGTGCCCTGAAGATCGGTGCCGACTTCCTCAAGCAACTGCTGCCTGACGCCGTCGTCGCCATCAGCGACCCAAGCTGGGAAAACCACCGCGCCCTGTTCGAAACCGCCGGCTTCCCGGTGCAGAACTACCGCTACTACGACGCCGCCACCCACGACGTGAACCGCAGCGGCCTGCTGGAAGACCTCAATGCCCTGCCCGACCGCTCGATCGTTGTGCTGCACGCCTGCTGCCACAACCCGACCGGCGTGGACCTGAGCCCCGAAGACTGGAAAAACGTGCTGGCCGTGGTCAAGGCCAAGAACCACGTGCCGTTCCTGGACATGGCCTACCAGGGCTTTGGCGCCGGTATCGACGAAGACGCGGCGGCCGTGCGCCTGTTCGCCGAGTCGGGCCTGACCTTCTTCGCCTCCAGCTCGTTCTCCAAGTCGTTCTCCCTGTACGGCGAGCGCGTCGGCGCCCTGTCGATCGTCAGCGAATCGAAAGAAGAAAGTACCCGCGTGCTGTCCCAGGTCAAGCGCGTGATCCGCACCAACTACTCCAACCCGCCAACTCATGGCGCCAGCATCGTTGCCGCCGTGCTCAACAGCCCTGAGCTGCGGGCCCAGTGGGAAGCCGAACTGGCCGAGATGCGCCTGCGCATTCGCGGCATGCGCAACCAGATGGTCGACATGCTGGCCAAGGCCGCCCCGCATCACGACTTCAGCTTCGTCGCACGCCAGAGCGGGATGTTCTCCTACTCTGGCCTGACCGTTGAACAAGTGACGCGCTTGCGCAACGAGTTCGGCATCTATGCCCTGGACACCGGCCGCATCTGCGTGGCCGCGTTGAACCAGAACAACATCGATGCGGTGACCAAGGCCATCGTCCAGGTGATCTGA
- the gltX gene encoding glutamate--tRNA ligase — MTTVRTRIAPSPTGDPHVGTAYIALFNYCFAKQHGGEFILRIEDTDQLRSTRESEQQIFDALRWLGIDWSEGPDVGGPHGPYRQSERGDIYKQYCQQLVDMGHAFPCFCTAEELDQMRAEQMARGETPRYDGRALLLSKEEVARRLAAGEPHVIRMKVPTEGVCVVPDMLRGDVEIPWDRMDMQVLMKTDGLPTYFLANVVDDHLMGITHVLRGEEWLPSAPKLILLYEYFGWEQPQLCYMPLLRNPDKSKLSKRKNPTSVTFYERMGFMPEAMLNYLGRMGWSMPDEREKFSLQEMVEHFDLSRVSLGGPIFDVEKLSWLNGQWLRDLPVEEFAARVQKWALNPEYMMKIAPHVQGRVETFSQIAPLAGFFFAGGVTPDAKLFESKKLSGDQVRQLMQLILWKLESLRQWEKDSITATIQAVVESLELKLRDAMPLMFAAITGQASSVSVLDAMEILGPDLTRFRLRQAIDLLGGVSKKENKEWEKLLGAIA, encoded by the coding sequence ATGACCACCGTCCGCACCCGCATCGCGCCTTCGCCCACTGGCGATCCCCATGTCGGCACCGCCTACATCGCTTTGTTCAACTATTGCTTTGCCAAGCAGCATGGCGGCGAGTTCATCCTGCGGATCGAGGACACCGACCAGTTGCGTTCGACCCGCGAGTCCGAACAGCAGATCTTCGACGCCCTGCGCTGGCTGGGGATCGACTGGAGCGAAGGCCCGGATGTCGGCGGCCCGCACGGTCCGTACCGCCAGAGCGAGCGGGGTGACATCTACAAGCAGTATTGCCAGCAACTGGTGGACATGGGGCATGCGTTCCCATGTTTCTGCACCGCCGAAGAGCTGGACCAGATGCGCGCCGAGCAAATGGCCCGTGGTGAAACCCCGCGCTACGACGGCCGGGCGCTGCTGCTGTCCAAGGAAGAAGTCGCCCGTCGCCTGGCGGCCGGCGAGCCCCATGTGATCCGCATGAAGGTGCCGACCGAAGGCGTCTGCGTGGTGCCGGACATGCTGCGTGGCGATGTCGAGATCCCGTGGGATCGCATGGACATGCAAGTGCTGATGAAGACCGACGGCCTGCCGACGTACTTCCTGGCGAACGTGGTCGACGATCACCTGATGGGCATCACCCACGTCCTGCGCGGTGAAGAATGGCTGCCGTCGGCGCCGAAACTGATCCTGCTTTACGAATACTTCGGCTGGGAACAACCACAGCTGTGCTACATGCCGCTGCTGCGTAACCCGGACAAGAGCAAGCTGTCCAAGCGCAAGAACCCGACCTCGGTGACGTTCTACGAGCGCATGGGCTTCATGCCCGAGGCAATGCTCAACTACCTGGGGCGCATGGGCTGGTCGATGCCGGACGAGCGCGAGAAGTTCTCGCTGCAGGAAATGGTCGAGCATTTCGATCTGTCGCGCGTGTCCCTGGGCGGGCCGATCTTCGACGTCGAGAAGCTGTCGTGGCTCAACGGCCAGTGGCTGCGGGACCTGCCGGTGGAAGAGTTCGCCGCACGTGTGCAGAAGTGGGCCTTGAACCCTGAGTACATGATGAAGATCGCTCCCCACGTGCAGGGCAGGGTTGAGACCTTCAGCCAGATCGCCCCGCTGGCCGGCTTCTTCTTCGCCGGCGGCGTGACGCCGGATGCGAAGTTGTTCGAATCCAAGAAGCTTTCGGGCGATCAGGTGCGCCAGTTGATGCAACTGATCCTGTGGAAGCTCGAAAGCCTGCGTCAGTGGGAGAAGGACAGCATCACCGCGACCATCCAGGCCGTGGTCGAGTCGCTGGAGTTGAAACTGCGCGATGCCATGCCGCTGATGTTCGCCGCCATTACCGGTCAGGCCAGCTCGGTGTCGGTGCTCGATGCGATGGAAATCCTCGGGCCGGACCTGACCCGTTTCCGCCTGCGCCAGGCCATCGATCTGCTCGGTGGCGTGTCGAAGAAGGAAAACAAGGAGTGGGAAAAACTGCTGGGCGCTATTGCCTGA
- a CDS encoding methyl-accepting chemotaxis protein codes for MTSQLTGLVTQVSEQAQRSEQAMERQRHETDQVATAINEMSSAAQEVARSAQGAAVAAQQTDEEGQSAKRVVAGSIQQIHALVNDIRSSGVSLDSLQQDVASIVSVLGVIRSIAEQTNLLALNAAIEAARAGEAGRGFAVVADEVRALASRTQQSTQEIQGMIDRLQSGTHAAVEAMRRSSEAGDGTSERANEAGASLDTMAQLIGTINSMNAQIASAAEEQTAVAEEINRSVHQIAVAVDSVADETQLGAQTSRSLADLGQRLGKLVGQFRI; via the coding sequence ATGACCTCGCAACTGACCGGGCTGGTGACGCAAGTCTCCGAGCAGGCCCAGCGCTCCGAGCAGGCCATGGAGCGCCAGCGCCACGAAACCGATCAGGTCGCCACGGCGATCAACGAGATGTCCTCGGCTGCCCAGGAGGTCGCCCGCAGCGCCCAGGGCGCCGCCGTCGCGGCCCAGCAGACCGACGAGGAAGGGCAATCGGCCAAGCGCGTGGTGGCCGGCAGCATCCAGCAGATTCATGCGTTGGTGAACGATATCCGCAGCAGCGGCGTGTCCCTGGACAGCCTGCAGCAGGACGTGGCCTCGATTGTCAGTGTGCTAGGGGTGATTCGTTCGATTGCCGAGCAGACCAACCTGTTGGCCCTCAACGCCGCCATCGAGGCCGCGCGGGCCGGCGAGGCGGGGCGTGGGTTCGCGGTGGTGGCCGATGAAGTGCGGGCCCTGGCCAGCCGGACCCAGCAGAGCACCCAGGAAATCCAGGGCATGATCGATCGCTTGCAATCAGGCACTCACGCGGCGGTGGAAGCGATGCGCCGTTCCAGTGAGGCCGGCGACGGCACCTCGGAGCGGGCCAACGAGGCGGGCGCCTCCCTGGACACCATGGCGCAACTGATCGGCACCATCAACTCGATGAACGCCCAGATCGCCAGCGCTGCCGAAGAACAGACCGCGGTGGCCGAGGAAATCAACCGCAGCGTGCATCAGATCGCCGTGGCCGTGGACAGCGTCGCCGACGAAACCCAACTCGGCGCCCAGACGTCCCGCAGCCTGGCCGACCTGGGCCAGCGCCTGGGCAAGCTGGTGGGGCAGTTCCGGATCTGA
- a CDS encoding AI-2E family transporter: protein MNRKMLQNKAQMLLLVLVTVAFIWILLPFYGAVFWAVILGIVFAPMQRRLQLKFGWHRNVTSLFTLSICVVSAILPVIIISTLLVQEGAALYKSLESGELDIADYLARFKDALPPYFQHLLDRFGLGNLNGLRDKIVKSAMQGSEFFATQAFSFGQGTFQFLVSFFVMIYLLFFFLRDGAELVRKVRTAVPLAEHQKRRLQLKFNRVVRATVKGNLLVAISQGALGGLIFWILGIPTVLPWAVLMAFLSLLPAVGAGLVWAPVAVYFLLSGAIWQGVVLTLFGVFVIGLVDNFLRPILVGKDTKMPDYLVLVSTLGGLAVFGLNGFVIGPLIAALFMSSWALFTETTPRVQLP, encoded by the coding sequence ATGAATCGAAAGATGCTGCAAAACAAAGCCCAGATGTTGCTCCTGGTGCTGGTCACGGTCGCCTTCATCTGGATTCTGCTGCCGTTTTACGGCGCGGTGTTCTGGGCGGTGATCCTGGGCATCGTCTTTGCCCCGATGCAGCGCCGCCTGCAGTTGAAGTTCGGCTGGCACCGCAATGTCACCTCACTGTTCACGTTGAGCATCTGTGTGGTCAGCGCGATCTTGCCGGTGATCATCATCAGTACGTTGTTGGTCCAGGAAGGCGCGGCGTTGTACAAGAGCCTGGAAAGCGGAGAGCTGGACATTGCCGATTACCTGGCCCGCTTCAAGGATGCCTTGCCGCCGTACTTTCAGCACCTGCTGGACCGCTTCGGCCTGGGCAACCTGAACGGCTTGCGCGACAAGATCGTCAAGAGCGCGATGCAGGGCAGCGAGTTCTTCGCCACCCAGGCCTTCAGTTTCGGCCAGGGGACCTTTCAGTTCCTGGTCAGCTTCTTCGTGATGATCTACTTGCTGTTCTTCTTTCTGCGTGACGGTGCGGAGTTGGTGCGCAAGGTGCGCACGGCCGTTCCCTTGGCGGAACACCAAAAACGCCGCCTGCAGTTGAAATTCAATCGGGTGGTGCGGGCCACGGTGAAGGGCAACCTGCTGGTCGCCATCAGCCAAGGTGCGCTGGGTGGGTTGATCTTCTGGATCCTGGGGATTCCGACGGTGTTGCCCTGGGCGGTGCTGATGGCGTTCCTGTCGTTGTTGCCGGCGGTGGGGGCGGGCCTCGTCTGGGCGCCAGTGGCGGTGTATTTCCTGCTCTCGGGGGCGATCTGGCAGGGTGTGGTGCTGACGCTGTTCGGGGTGTTCGTGATCGGCCTGGTGGACAATTTCCTGAGGCCGATCCTGGTGGGCAAGGACACCAAGATGCCCGACTACCTGGTACTGGTCTCGACGCTGGGCGGGCTGGCGGTGTTCGGGCTCAATGGCTTCGTGATCGGGCCGCTGATTGCCGCGCTGTTCATGTCGAGTTGGGCCCTGTTCACCGAAACAACGCCGCGGGTGCAGTTGCCTTAG
- the uvrB gene encoding excinuclease ABC subunit UvrB has protein sequence MSEFQLVTRFQPAGDQPEAIRLMVEGIEAGLAHQTLLGVTGSGKTFSIANVIAQVQRPTLVLAPNKTLAAQLYGEFKAFFPNNAVEYFVSYYDYYQPEAYVPSSDTFIEKDASINDHIEQMRLSATKALLERKDAIIVTTVSCIYGLGSPETYLKMVLHVDRGDKLDQRALLRRLADLQYTRNDMDFARATFRVRGDVIDIYPAESDLEAIRIELFDDEVESLSAFDPLTGEVIRKLPRFTFYPKSHYVTPRETLLDAIEGIKVELQERLEYLRSNNKLVEAQRLEQRTRFDLEMILELGYCNGIENYSRYLSGRPAGAPPPTLYDYLPADALLVIDESHVSVPQVGAMYKGDRSRKETLVEYGFRLPSALDNRPMRFDEWESVSPQTIFVSATPGNYEAEHAGRVVEQVVRPTGLVDPQVEVRPALTQVDDLLSEISKRVAVEERVLVTTLTKRMAEDLTDYLADHGVRVRYLHSDIDTVERVEIIRDLRLGTFDVLVGINLLREGLDMPEVSLVAILDADKEGFLRSERSLIQTIGRAARNLNGRAILYADRITGSMERAIGETERRRDKQIAFNLANGITPKGVFKDVADIMEGATVPGSRSKKRKGMAKAAEESARYEAELRSPSEITKRIRQLEEKMYQLARDLEFEAAAQLRDEIGKLRERLLTV, from the coding sequence ATGTCTGAATTCCAGCTAGTCACCCGCTTCCAGCCCGCCGGCGATCAGCCGGAAGCCATCCGCTTGATGGTCGAGGGCATCGAGGCCGGGCTGGCGCACCAGACACTGCTCGGTGTGACCGGTTCGGGCAAGACCTTCAGCATTGCCAACGTGATCGCCCAAGTGCAGCGCCCGACCCTGGTACTGGCGCCGAACAAGACCCTGGCGGCGCAGCTGTACGGTGAGTTCAAGGCGTTTTTCCCGAATAACGCCGTGGAGTACTTCGTTTCCTACTACGACTATTACCAGCCCGAGGCCTACGTGCCGTCGTCGGACACCTTCATCGAGAAGGATGCCTCGATCAACGACCACATCGAACAGATGCGACTGTCGGCGACCAAGGCGTTGCTTGAGCGCAAGGACGCGATCATCGTCACCACGGTGTCGTGCATCTATGGCCTGGGTAGCCCGGAAACCTACCTGAAGATGGTGCTGCACGTGGATCGCGGCGACAAACTCGACCAGCGCGCCTTGCTCAGGCGCCTGGCGGATTTGCAGTACACCCGTAACGACATGGATTTCGCCCGGGCGACGTTCCGGGTGCGTGGCGACGTGATCGATATCTACCCGGCGGAATCGGACCTGGAAGCGATCCGCATCGAGCTGTTCGACGATGAAGTGGAGAGCCTTTCGGCGTTTGATCCGCTGACCGGCGAAGTCATCCGCAAGCTGCCACGCTTCACGTTCTACCCCAAGAGCCACTACGTCACGCCCCGGGAAACCCTGCTCGATGCCATCGAAGGGATCAAGGTCGAGTTGCAGGAGCGCCTGGAATACCTGCGTTCGAACAACAAATTGGTGGAAGCCCAGCGTCTGGAACAACGGACTCGGTTCGACCTGGAGATGATCCTCGAGCTGGGCTACTGCAACGGCATCGAAAACTACTCGCGCTACCTGTCGGGCCGTCCGGCGGGCGCGCCGCCGCCGACCTTGTATGACTATCTGCCGGCCGATGCCTTGCTGGTCATCGACGAATCCCACGTCAGCGTGCCCCAGGTCGGCGCCATGTACAAAGGCGACCGTTCGCGCAAGGAAACCCTGGTGGAGTACGGTTTCCGGCTGCCCTCGGCGCTGGACAACCGGCCGATGCGCTTCGACGAATGGGAAAGCGTGAGCCCGCAGACGATTTTCGTCTCGGCCACCCCCGGCAACTACGAGGCCGAGCATGCCGGGCGGGTGGTCGAACAGGTGGTGCGGCCCACCGGCCTGGTCGATCCGCAGGTTGAAGTGCGCCCGGCGCTGACTCAGGTCGATGATCTGCTCTCGGAAATCTCCAAGCGTGTGGCAGTGGAGGAACGGGTGCTGGTCACCACGCTGACCAAGCGCATGGCCGAAGACCTCACCGACTACCTGGCCGACCATGGCGTGCGCGTGCGTTACCTGCACTCGGACATCGACACGGTGGAGCGGGTCGAGATCATCCGCGACTTGCGCCTGGGCACCTTCGACGTGCTGGTGGGCATCAACCTGCTGCGCGAAGGTCTGGACATGCCGGAAGTGTCGTTGGTGGCGATTCTCGACGCCGACAAGGAAGGTTTCCTGCGTTCCGAGCGCTCGTTGATCCAGACCATCGGTCGCGCGGCGCGTAACCTCAACGGTCGGGCGATTCTGTATGCCGACCGCATCACCGGTTCCATGGAGCGGGCCATCGGCGAGACCGAACGCCGTCGCGACAAACAGATCGCCTTCAACCTGGCCAATGGCATCACCCCCAAGGGTGTGTTCAAGGACGTTGCCGACATCATGGAAGGCGCCACCGTGCCAGGCTCGCGCAGCAAGAAGCGCAAGGGCATGGCCAAGGCGGCCGAAGAGAGCGCCCGCTACGAGGCCGAACTGCGCTCGCCGAGCGAAATCACCAAGCGCATCCGGCAGTTGGAAGAAAAAATGTACCAACTGGCCCGGGACCTGGAGTTCGAGGCGGCGGCGCAGTTGCGTGATGAAATTGGCAAGTTGCGCGAGCGGTTGCTGACCGTTTGA